A region from the Metarhizium brunneum chromosome 7, complete sequence genome encodes:
- the prlL_8 gene encoding MFS transporter prlL, whose product MPTTKAATPEPHDAAAVEAPACDEVASHPRPLASVEARVRRKLDTHVLLLLCFLFLLAFLDRSNIGNARIAGMEEDLGLSSDQYEWLLTIFYIAYILFEPLIIVFKVLPARTWIAILVLGWGIAATTQAAAQSWAGMMACRFFLAAFEAGFGPGAIYLLSFFYLRDELGLRIGIFFSCAPLATCFAGALAYGITSGHAGIANWRLLFLVEGAPVLAMAVVTYFAMPNSAHQAWFLNTEERSVALARQVKQVGKGARVGSLKWRETISILLDAKAWLTALMYFSCNVSYSSLPVFLPTILKDMGFSGLAAQGLSAPPYFASFLVTIGTTYIADRTQQRGLTVIVMALVGGAGYIMLAAASTTAVRYAGVYLAAAGVFPTIANILPWVVNNQGSDERRGAGVVVLNLIGQCGPLLGTRVYPQNERPNYVKGHGICAAFMLFVAILAVILRTLLVWENKRLAEKYEDDAVANDARDDGVENYGPNFRYVL is encoded by the exons ATGCCAACGACCAAGGCAGCCACGCCCGAACCTCAcgatgcggcggcggtcgaGGCGCCCGCGTGTGATGAGGTGGCGTCTCACCCCCGTCCTCTTGCGTCCGTCGAGGCCAGAGTCAGGCGAAAGCTTGATACACACGTGTTGCTGCTCCTGTGCTTTCTGT TCTTGTTGGCTTTCTTGGATCGATCAAACATCGG CAATGCTCGAATCGCCGGCATGGAGGAGGACCTCGGCCTGAGTAGCGACCAGTACGAATGGCTCTTGACCATCTTCTACATTGCCTACATCCTCTTCGAGCCactcatcatcgtcttcaagGTTCTGCCCGCGCGCACATGGATCGCAATACTGGTGCTCGGCTGGGGCATTGCCGCCACCACGCAAGCTGCTGCCCAATCTTGGGCGGGCATGATGGCGTGTCGCTTCTTCCTGGCCGCGTTTGAGGCCGGATTCGGCCCCGGTGCCATCTACCTGTTGTCATTCTTTTACCTGCGCGACGAGCTTGGCCTTCGCAtcggcatcttcttctcctgcGCGCCGTTGGCAACGTGTTTTGCGGGTGCTCTGGCGTACGGCATCACGTCGGGGCACGCTGGGATCGCGAACTGGCGGCTCTTGTTCCTGGTTGAAGGGGCgcccgtcttggccatggccgtcgtgaCGTATTTCGCCATGCCAAACAGCGCCCATCAGGCGTGGTTCTTGAATACAGAGGAAAGGAGTGTCGCCTTGGCACGTCAAGTAAAGCAAGTAGGAAAGGGGGCCCGGGTAGGCTCCTTGAAGTGGCGGGAAACGATTTCCATTCTCCTGGATGCAAAGGCGTGGCTGACCGCTCTCATGTACTTCTCCTGCAATGTTTCCTACTCGTCGCTACCGGTTTTCCTGCCCACTATCCTAAAGGACATGG GTTTCTCTGGCTTGGCTGCACAGGGCCTCTCTGCACCGCCCTactttgcttcttttctcgTGACAATTGGGACCACGTACATTGCAGATCGTACGCAGCAACGAGGGCTGACCGTCATCGTAATGGCGTTAGTGGGCGGTGCGGGATACATCATGCTTGCAGCCGCATCGACTACCGCTGTTCGATACGCCGGTGTCTACCTCGCGGCGGCAGGGGTATTCCCAACAATAGCTAATATTCTACCATGGGTCGTTAATAACCAAGGCAGCGACGAACGAAGAGGAGCTGGTGTGGTTGTACTCAATCTCATCGGGCAGTGTGGTCCTCTCCTGGGCACCAGAGTATATCCTCAAAATGAGCGGCCAAACTACGTCAAAGGCCACGGTATCTGCGCCGCATTCATGTTATTTGTTGCGATCCTTGCTGTTATTCTGAGGACGCTGTTGGTTTGGGAAAACAAACGCCTGGCTGAAAAGTACGAGGATGACGCGGTTGCAAACGATGCCCGCGACGACGGTGTCGAAAACTATGGACCCAACTTTAGATATGTGCTTTAG
- the hmt2_1 gene encoding Sulfide:quinone oxidoreductase, producing MRCQRTKPAWNTALATIRSQQHNRRCFASASPVIASSRNHRVVVVGAGTAGIAVSHQLLRSGEFGPEDVAIVDPAVWHHYQPGWTLVGGGLKNKQDLRRKLADLMDPKLKFYNSSVASVTPGDNFVTLRDGDKLTYEQLVVAPGLSINYGQIEGLHDALYDPESPVSTIYNYDTCDKAFRTVERLTKGNAIFTQPAGVIKCAGAPQKVMWLALDYWKRAGLYSPNSPSSSAITISFATGLPAMFAVPKYAAKLEELRKERGVEGLFQHDLVAINGNVATFARPNGEAAVTKEFHLLHVVPKMGAPTFIKDSGIGNDAGYVDVDDHSLRHRKYPNIWSAGDASSLPTSKTAAAVTSEAPVLVRNLLQVLQGKQPDAAYDGYTSCPLLTEYGKVLLAEFKYGGEPKETFDDWLGIDQVEPRRAFYHLKKDFFPWVYYASMVRGTWGGPKGWIN from the coding sequence ATGCGGTGCCAGAGAACAAAGCCGGCGTGGAATACCGCTCTCGCCACAATTCGCTCACAACAACACAACCGTCGGTGCTTTGCCAGCGCCTCACCCGTCATCGCTTCGTCGAGAAATCAccgagtcgtcgtcgttggcgcGGGAACGGCCGGCATAGCCGTGAGCCATCAGCTACTTCGGTCCGGAGAATTTGGCCCGGAGGATGTTGCGATTGTTGACCCTGCCGTGTGGCACCATTACCAACCTGGTTGGACTCTTGTTGGAGGCGGGCTGAAGAACAAGCAAGACTTGCGCCGAAAACTTGCCGATTTGATGGACCCCAAGCTCAAATTCTACAACTCCAGCGTGGCATCCGTTACTCCTGGCGATAATTTTGTGACCCTGAGGGATGGCGACAAGCTGACCTATGAGCAGCTGGTGGTTGCGCCTGGTCTCAGCATAAATTATGGACAAATCGAGGGCCTTCACGACGCTCTCTATGACCCGGAATCCCCAGTCTCAACAATTTACAACTATGACACCTGCGACAAGGCCTTCCGAACCGTCGAACGGCTGACCAAGGGAaacgccatcttcacccaGCCCGCTGGCGTTATCAAGTGTGCCGGTGCGCCGCAGAAAGTCATGTGGTTGGCTTTGGACTACTGGAAGCGTGCCGGCCTCTACTCGCCAAATTCGCCATCTAGCTCGGCCATCACGATTAGTTTTGCCACTGGCCTGCCTGCCATGTTTGCCGTGCCCAAGTATGCTGCCAAGCTGGAAGAGCTGCGAAAAGAGAGGGGGGTCGAGGGGCTATTCCAGCACGATTTGGTTGCCATCAACGGCAATGTAGCGACGTTTGCCCGTCCCAACGGAGAAGCCGCCGTCACCAAAGAGTTTCACTTGCTGCACGTTGTTCCAAAGATGGGCGCTCCGACGTTTATCAAGGACAGCGGCATCGGGAATGACGCCGGCTACGTGGATGTCGACGACCACAGTCTGCGCCACAGGAAATACCCCAACATTTGGTCTGCGGGTGACGCTTCAAGTTTGCCAACCTCTAAGACTGCTGCGGCGGTGACGTCGGAGGCCCCCGTGCTGGTTCGAAATCTGCTCCAAGTGCTTCAAGGTAAACAGCCAGACGCAGCCTATGACGGTTACACGTCCTGCCCTCTTTTGACCGAGTACGGCAAGGTACTCCTCGCAGAGTTCAAATACGGTGGAGAACCCAAGGAGACATTCGATGATTGGTTGGGGATTGACCAGGTTGAACCTCGTCGTGCCTTTTATCATCTAAAGAAGGACTTTTTCCCTTGGGTCTATTATGCCTCCATGGTCCGGGGAACATGGGGCGGCCCAAAGGGATGGATCAATTAG
- the MAL31_3 gene encoding Maltose permease MAL31 yields MPVTTTDTFTSAKDPDHYDVEHSHHDHGIGEAGPSRALGIDQTRDITEAEHELGFWQAIGMYPQATFWSMFFCIAVVMAGFDAQIITSFYALPAFQRKYGDWVGDHYEIAAPWQTGLGMGNPIGQAVGALASSYPLHYLGRRKTLGLCCVWSVGFVFVQFFATSIGMLCAGEVLAGLAYGFYVVIAPTYASEICPVTLRGFLTTSVNLAFVIGQFIAQGCAAGVETRLDEWAYKIPFAIQWVWPVVLLAGLPFAPESPYWLVRRGRREDARRALLQLTSSTNRPDIDKLLVGIEQTDLLEQEYETETTYYDCFKGVSLVRTEISVMVYLIQVIGGNPLIGYANYFFEQAGLSSSDAFNMGVGNTALGFIGTVISWPLMNFFKLGRRTIYTWGMAVMTVLLFVIGFLSIPKNNTGAIWAMASLMDIWTFVYQMTVGPICFVVISEISATRLRERTIAIATAVQACASIVFTVAMPYMLNSNEANWGGKAGFLFGAISIVCLVWCYFRLPESRNRTYEELDILFQRRIPARQFKNYDLLAEADAPVDSTERL; encoded by the exons ATGCCCGTCACCACCACAGACACCTTTACATCCGCCAAGGACCCGGATCACTACGACGTCGAACATAGTCATCATGACCATGGCATCGGTGAAGCGGGACCATCCCGCGCGCTGGGGATTGACCAAACCCGCGACATCACAGAGGCCGAGCATGAGTTGGGCTTTTGGCAAGCCATCGGCATGTATCCCCAGGCCACCTTCTGGTCCATGTTCTTCTgcatcgccgtcgtcatggccggcTTCGACGCCCAGATCATCACCTCCTTCTACGCCCTGCCCGCCTTCCAGCGCAAATACGGCGATTGGGTTGGCGATCATTATGAGATTGCCGCGCCCTGGCAGACGGGTCTGGGCATGGGCAATCCCATCGGTCAGGCTGTCGGCGCCCTCGCCAGTAGCTATCCGCTGCATTATCTCGGGAGGCGCAAAACGCTTGGCCTCTGCTGCGTCTGGTCTGTTGGCTTTGTCTTTGTCCAGTTCTTCGCCACGTCCATTGGCATGCTTTGCGCCGGAGAGGTGCTCGCCGGCCTTGCCTACGGATTTTACGTCGTCATCGCACCCACCTACGCCTCTGAAATATGCCCCGTGACTCTCAGAGGCTTCCTCACAACATCTGTCAATCTGGCCTTTGTCATCGGGCAGTTCATCGCTCAAGGCTGTGCAGCTGGGGTCGAGACAAGGCTGGATGAGTGGGCGTACAAGATCCCCTTT GCTATCCAATGGGTATGGCCTGTTGTGCTGCTTGCTGGGCTTCCCTTTGCCCCGGAAAGTCCATACTGGCTCGTCCGCCGCGGGAGAAGGGAGGATGCTCGCAGGGCGTTGCTCCAACTCACGTCTAGCACAAATCGTCCGGATATTGACAAGCTTCTGGTGGGAATAGAGCAAACAGATTTACTCGAACAGGAGTATGAAACCGAGACGACCTATTACGACTGCTTCAAAGGAGTGAGCCTTGTCCGCACCGAGATATCCGTCATGGTCTACTTGATCCAAGTCATTGGAGGAAATCCACTGATTGGCTACGCAAACTATTTCTTCGAACAAGCCGGACTGAGCTCCTCGGATGCTTTCAATA TGGGGGTTGGTAATACTGCTCTTGGGTTTATCGGCACAGTGATTTCCTGGCCCCTGATGAACTTT TTCAAACTAGGCCGGAGAACCATTTACACTTGGGGAATGGCCGTCATGACCGTCCTCCTATTTGTGATTGGCTTCCTGAGCATACCAAAGAACAATACGGGTGCTATatgggccatggcatcattgatggacatctggacgtTTGTATACCAAATGACGGTTGGGCCGATTTGCTTCGTGGTCATTTCAGAGATATCAGCCACACGGTTGCGCGAGCGCACCATAGCCATTGCCACAGCGGTGCAAGCGTGCGCCAGCATTGTTTTCACAGTTGCCATGCCCTACATGCTCAATTCCAACGAGGCCAATTGGGGGGGCAAGGCTGGGTTTCTTTTTGGCGCCATCAGCATCGTGTGCCTGGTTTGGTGCTACTTTCGCCTACCAGAAAGCCGAAACAGAACCTATGAAGAATTGGACATTCTCTTTCAGCGGCGCATTCCGGCTCGCCAATTCAAGAATTATGACTTGTTGGCAGAAGCAGATGCACCTGTGGATAGCACCGAGCGCTTGTAA